One stretch of Podospora bellae-mahoneyi strain CBS 112042 chromosome 2, whole genome shotgun sequence DNA includes these proteins:
- a CDS encoding hypothetical protein (EggNog:ENOG503P3KW) — protein sequence MRTSSPLSLRRALLLTSFFAAGVYAQQNNNDDEDEAQTSQTQNTQPTPTNNRPSTSSANAQTSQTSSPTNAPPPLSSSTQSEETLPSLPQPTADLTLTDLPTLSSRPDLSIPTYPPPAIPPTHNAPFMNHSTLPDGTVFIAVGAILAAFGLAVLLWRGILVCLLHRSVERAAMAQHAANDKSAASFPAPPAQFYKYLERESNASLPVAGANSGTNSGIGTRRTHRGPTPSATPSQTNLFFSPTAGHGAAMGGGGAGAGSSNRDSRFLPSGFYASASPNPGGAGAVGGGHQHGNSISLSTLRPASRGRGQMMGPSPPESPSIDPRMGGGFSSSSLNLNRPPSAGARAPSAYLDDLLDDQPGLFPPAGGQPGQQGSGYNGGQQRGRF from the coding sequence ATGcggacatcatcaccactatCGCTGAGGCGCGCGCTTCTGCTGACGTCCTTCTTCGCTGCCGGAGTCTACgcccaacaaaacaacaacgacgacgaagacgaagcACAGACATCGCAAACACAAAACACACAGCCAACGCCCACAAACAACCGGCcatcgacctcctccgcgaATGCGCAAACGAGCCAAacatcttctcccaccaACGCTCCTCCCCCGCTGTCTTCCAGCACCCAATCCGAAGAAACactcccttccctccctcaaccgACCGCCGACTTGACCCTCACCGATCTCCcgaccctctcctcccgtcCCGACCTCAGCATCCCAActtacccccctcccgccatCCCGCCCACCCACAATGCTCCCTTCATGAACCACTCGACCCTCCCAGATGGCACCGTATTTATCGCCGTCGGCGCCATCCTGGCCGCCTTTGGCCTTGCCGTCCTCCTCTGGCGCGGCATCCTCgtctgcctcctccaccgcagcGTAGAACGCGCGGCCATGGCCCAGCACGCAGCAAACGACAAGTCGGCCGCCTCCTTCCCGGCTCCCCCGGCCCAATTCTACAAGTACCTCGAGCGGGAATCCAACGCCTCTCTTCCTGTTGCTGGCGCCAACTCGGGAACCAACAGCGGGATCGGCACCCGGCGCACCCACCGCGGTCCTACCCCCTCGGCCACCCCCTCGCAAACAAACCTGTTTTTTTCGCCTACGGCCGGCCACGGAGCGGCAAtgggtggcggcggtgccgGAGCGGGCTCCTCAAACCGCGACTCGAGGTTTTTACCCTCTGGGTTTTATGCCTCAGCATCACCCAACCCTGGTGGTGCGGGTGCggtaggtggtggtcatCAGCATGGAAACTCTATTAGTCTGTCTACCCTGCGACCGGCATCACGAGGAAGGGGGCAGATGATGGGGCCTAGTCCGCCCGAGTCCCCGTCTATCGATCCGagaatgggaggggggtttagCTCGAGCTCGCTGAACTTGAACAGGCCGCCTAGCGCGGGGGCGAGGGCGCCGAGTGCGTATTTGGATGACTTGTTGGATGATCAGCCGGGGTTGTTTCCTCCTGCTGGGGGGCAGCCTGGGCAGCAGGGGAGTGGGTATAATGGGGGGCagcagagggggaggttttAG
- the YOR1 gene encoding ATP-binding cassette transporter yor1 (EggNog:ENOG503NVEH; COG:Q), whose amino-acid sequence MASSPPSPSRSPPPPKVEEEHTIPPPDPLARIYSRSSLESSEKIKEEKQTAARQLRRSDDDDDSIEAVGTIAGGTGNGSDDDHENNKERNELNRTKSYATSVNSAALTNPPLPVQKPWYKQPNPLRWGKIPPIPEERVVSPEHKAGFFSKLVFHWMGPLMTTGYKRPLQPTDIYKVNPDRSVEPLTERMKESFEKRVKRGDKYPLLWAMHETFAWEFWLGGMCQLLATILQVMAPFTLRYLIQFAQDAWLADRVPEFPEPNLAAGIGLVVGVTGMQVLSSFCINHFIYRGMVIGGMARASLISLIYEKSMVVSGRAKAGGVGLPDIPAAVAAKKQGGKDKRGGKGGQDAGANGEGWGNGRIINIMSVDTYRVDQACGLFHMIWTAPLSCLITLALLLVNITYSALAGFALLVVGMPILTRAIRSLFRRRKDINKITDQRVSLTQEILQSVRFVKFFGWEGSFLQRLGDFRNREISAIQVLLSIRNAIMAISISLPIFASMLAFITYSLTNHNLAPAEIFSSLALFNGLRMPLNLLPMVIGQVTDAWSSISRIQEFMLAEEREEEAKFDPEIENAVEMHDASFTWERTPTQDSEGTVGTNIKSKSKPTPGDASEDASTLVEEREPFKLQDLNFEVGRNELVAVIGTVGSGKTSLLAALAGDMRKTSGEVVLGASRAFCPQYAWIQNTTVKENILFGKEMDKGWYSDVIKACALQPDLDMLPNNDLTEIGERGITISGGQKQRLNIARAIYFNADIVLMDDPLSAVDAHVGRHIFDNAICGLLKDKCRILATHQLWVLNRCDRIIWMETGKIQAVDTFKNLMENSEGFRTLMETTAVEEKKEDGAAATVPGDSGQKKKKKGKALMQAEERAVASVPWSVYTSYIKASGTIFNLYIVLFLLIISQGANIVTSLWLSWWTADKWSLSTGQYIGVYAGLGAVQALLMFAFMVSLSIFGTTASKVMLQNAITRVLRAPMSFFDTTPLGRITNRFSRDVDVMDNNLTDAMRMYFFSIGSIISVFCLIIAFFYYFVIALVPLFILFLFATSYYRASAREVKRLESILRSNVFAKFGEGLSGVASIRAYGLKERFIVDLRQAIDDMDSAYFLTYSNQRWLSIRLDQIGNLLVFTTGILVVTSRFSVPPSIGGLVLSYILGIAGMIQFTVRQLAEVENGMNAVERLLYYGTELDEEAPLKTIELPKEWPHHGEIVFDDVHMRYREGLPLVLQGLSMHIKGGERIGIVGRTGAGKSSIMSTLFRLVEISSGKITIDGVDISTVGLHDLRSRLAIIPQDPTLFRGTVRSNLDPFGEHSDLELWGALRQADLVSDTPSPSSSPSPSSPEASANRGENNSSSSKIHLDSTVEEDGLNFSLGQRQLMALARALVRGSQIIVCDEATSSVDMETDDKIQATMAKGFKGKTLLCIAHRLRTIMGYDRIVVMDKGRIAEIGTPRGLWEVEGGIFRGMCERSGIRGEDILGSGQQ is encoded by the coding sequence ATGGCAAgctcaccaccttcaccctccaggtcaccacctccaccaaaagTCGAAGAAGAACACACCATTCCACCACCAGACCCTCTTGCTCGGATCTACTCACGGTCAAGCTTGGAGTCGTCAGAAAAAATCAAGGAGGAAAAACAAACCGCCGCCCGTCAGCTCAGACgtagtgatgatgacgatgatagCATCGAAGCCGTTGGTACCATCGCCGGCGGTACGGGCAACGGCAGCGATGACGACCACGAGAACAACAAGGAACGAAACGAGCTCAACCGCACCAAATCCTACGCCACAAGCGTGAACTCGGCCgctctcaccaacccccctttaCCAGTTCAGAAGCCATGGTACAAGCAACCTAACCCCCTCCGCTGGGGCAAGATCCCGCCCATCCCAGAGGAGAGGGTAGTTTCTCCCGAACACAAGGCCGGTTTCTTCAGCAAGCTCGTCTTCCACTGGATGGGTCCCCTCATGACCACGGGTTATAAACGCCCTCTTCAGCCGACAGACATCTACAAAGTCAACCCTGACCGGTCTGTCGAACCGCTCACCGAGCGGATGAAGGAGTCGTTTGAGAAGAGGGTCAAAAGAGGGGATAAATACCCTCTGTTGTGGGCTATGCACGAGACGTTCGCCTGGGAGTTTTGGCTGGGCGGTATGTGCCAGCTGTTGGCGACTATCCTTCAGGTCATGGCGCCGTTCACGCTGAGGTACCTCATCCAGTTTGCGCAGGACGCCTGGCTTGCGGATAGGGTACCGGAGTTTCCGGAGCCAAATTTGGCGGCGGGGAtagggttggttgttggggtaACGGGGATGCAGGTGTTGTCGAGTTTTTGTATCAACCATTTTATCTACCGGGGCATGGTTATCGGGGGGATGGCCAGGGCGAGCTTGATTAGTCTGATCTATGAGAAGAGCATGGTGGTCAGTGGGAGGGCGAAGGCGGGCGGGGTTGGGTTGCCGGATATTCCTgctgcggtggcggcgaagaagcagggggggaaggataagaggggtggaaaggggggacaGGATGCTGGGGCTAATGGGGAAGGTTGGGGAAATGGCAggatcatcaacatcatgagCGTCGACACGTACAGGGTTGATCAGGCCTGTGGCTTGTTCCACATGATCTGGACTGCTCCCTTGTCATGTCTTATCACGCTTGCGTTGCTTctcgtcaacatcacctACAGCGCCCTGGCTGGTTTTGCCTTGCTGGTTGTTGGTATGCCCATCCTCACCAGGGCCATCAGGAGCCTGTTCAGGCGGAGAAAGGACATCAACAAGATTACCGACCAGAGAGTCAGTCTGACGCAGGAAATCCTCCAGTCGGTTCGATTCGTCAAATTCTTCGGCTGGGAGGGCTCGTTTTTGCAGAGACTGGGAGATTTTCGAAACCGCGAGATCTCGGCCATTCAAGTCCTTCTCTCGATTCGCAATGCCATCATGGCTATCAGCATTTCACTGCCCATTTTTGCTTCCATGCTGGCCTTTATCACCTACTCGCTTACCAACCACAACCTGGCGCCTGCTGAAATCTTCTCGTCGTTGGCTCTGTTCAACGGTCTGAGAATGCCACTAAATCTGTTGCCCATGGTTATTGGCCAGGTGACGGATGCTTGGTCGTCGATTTCTCGTATTCAGGAGTTTATGCTGGCCGAGGagcgggaagaggaggccaagTTTGACCCGGAGATCGAGAACGCGGTTGAGATGCATGATGCTTCTTTCACATGGGAAAGGACACCTACCCAGGATAGCGAGGGGACTGTCGGGACAAACATCAAGAGCAAGTCCAAGCCCACGCCTGGAGATGCTAGCGAGGATGCGAGCACTCTAGTGGAAGAGCGGGAGCCCTTCAAACTTCAAGATCTCAACTTCGAAGTTGGCCGGAATGAGCTCGTCGCTGTTATTGGTACTGTTGGCAGTGGCAAAACATCTCTGCTTGCTGCGTTGGCTGGCGACATGCGTAAGACGAGCGGTGAGGTCGTCTTGGGAGCGTCCAGAGCTTTCTGCCCCCAGTATGCTTGGATTCAAAATACCACGGTCAAGGAGAACATTCTGTTCGGCAAGGAAATGGACAAGGGGTGGTATTCCGATGTCATCAAGGCTTGTGCTCTGCAGCCGGATTTGGATATGCTGCCTAACAACGACTTGACTGAGATTGGCGAGAGAGGCATCACAATCTCGGGCGGGCAAAAGCAACGGTTGAACATTGCTCGCGCCATCTACTTCAACGCTGACATCGTTCTGATGGACGATCCGTTAAGCGCGGTTGATGCTCATGTTGGAAGACACATTTTCGACAATGCCATCTGTGGGCTTCTCAAGGACAAGTGCAGAATCTTGGCCACACATCAACTCTGGGTGTTGAACCGCTGCGACAGAATCATCTGGATGGAGACCGGCAAGATCCAGGCTGTTGACACGTTCAAAAACCTCATGGAAAATTCGGAGGGTTTCCGGACGTTGATGGAGACCACGGCCgttgaagagaagaaggaggatggtgcTGCTGCAACAGTTCCCGGGGACAGTggacagaagaaaaagaagaagggcaaggcgCTCATGCAAGCCGAAGAGCGAGCGGTGGCCAGCGTGCCATGGTCGGTGTACACGTCTTACATCAAGGCTTCCggcaccatcttcaacctctaTATcgttctcttcctcctgatCATCTCTCAGGGCGCCAACATTGTCACCAGTCTGTGGCTCTCGTGGTGGACAGCAGACAAGTGGAGTCTCTCAACAGGGCAATACATTGGTGTCTATGCCGGTCTGGGTGCCGTCCAGGCTCTGCTCATGTTCGCCTTCATGGTGTCCCTATCCATCTTTGGAACGACAGCCAGCAAGGTCATGCTCCAGAACGCCATCACCAGGGTCCTGCGCGCGCCCATGTCCTTCTTCGATACTACTCCCCTGGGCCGCATCACGAACCGATTCAGCAGAGACGTTGATGTCATGGACAACAACTTGACTGATGCCATGCGCATGTACTTCTTCAGCATAGGCTCCATCATCTCGGTGTTTTGTCTCATCATCGCCTTCTTTTACTACTTTGTCATCGCCCTTGTTCCGTTGTTTATTCTCTTCCTGTTTGCTACATCTTACTACCGAGCCTCGGCGAGAGAAGTCAAGCGTTTGGAGTCTATCCTTCGGTCCAACGTCTTTGCCAAGTTTGGCGAAGGTCTTTCCGGGGTGGCCAGCATCCGCGCCTACGGTCTCAAGGAGAGGTTCATTGTCGACTTGCGTCAAGCCATTGACGACATGGACTCGGCCTACTTCTTGACCTATTCCAACCAGCGGTGGTTGTCAATCCGGCTCGATCAAATCGGCAACCTTCTCGTCTTCACAACGGGTATCTTGGTCGTCACATCCCGCTTTTCCGTGCCCCCTTCCATCGGCGGTTTGGTCCTGTCCTACATCCTCGGCATTGCAGGCATGATTCAATTCACCGTCCGCCAGCTCGCCGAAGTCGAGAACGGCATGAATGCGGTCGAGCGCCTGTTGTACTACGGTACCGAGCTCGACGAGGAAGCGCCCCTCAAGACCATCGAACTCCCCAAAGAATGGCCCCATCACGGCGAGATCGTCTTTGACGATGTTCACATGCGCTACCGCGAGGGTCTCCCCCTTGTCCTGCAGGGCTTATCAATGCACATCAAAGGCGGCGAGCGCATCGGTATCGTCGGGCGGACAGGGGCAGGCAAATCATCCATCATGTCCACCCTCTTCCGCCTTGTCGAGATCTCGTCTGGAAAAATAACCATTGACGGGGTTGACATTTCCACCGTTGGCCTCCACGACCTCCGCTCCCGGCTGGCAATCATCCCCCAAGACCCGACCCTCTTCCGGGGCACAGTCAGgtccaacctcgaccccttTGGCGAGCACTCGGACCTTGAACTCTGGGGTGCCTTGCGTCAAGCCGATTTGGTGTCTgacaccccttccccttcctcttccccttccccttcctcacctgAAGCATCCGCCAACCGGGGGGAGAATAATTCCTCGTCTTCCAAAATCCACCTCGACAGCACGGTCGAAGAAGACGGTCTCAACTTTAGTCTTGGGCAACGCCAGTTGATGGCTCTGGCTAGGGCACTGGTCCGTGGTTCGCAGATCATTGTCTGCGACGAGGCCACCTCGTCAGTGGACATGGAAACAGACGACAAAATCCAGGCTACGATGGCAAAGGGGTTCAAGGGGAAGACGTTGTTGTGTATAGCGCACCGGTTGAGGACGATTATGGGGTATGACAggattgtggtgatggacaaGGGGAGGATAGCGGAGATTGGGACGccgagggggttgtgggaggtggaaggggggattTTCAGGGGAATGTGCGAGCGGAGCGGGATTAGGGGGGAGGATATACTGGGTAGTGGGCAGCAGTAA